In a single window of the Oryctolagus cuniculus chromosome 2, mOryCun1.1, whole genome shotgun sequence genome:
- the LOC127482633 gene encoding MAP/microtubule affinity-regulating kinase 3 isoform X7, with product MEDPLDFHPALDGFRFVDVIGRGGFGLVKLARHLASGKYVAVKILLRDCSPSSPLSAQGEAAILRSLRHDNIVRLLEERHTRTHRFLVMELATKGSLHSYVFEQGGLAEAEARTLFGQALAAVSYCHAQRVVHRDLKLGNLLLDEHMTIKLADFGLSLRLEQGTLVRGFWGTPEYCAPEVFLGEAYDAFKADVWSLGVVLFAMLAATLPFRGKDTEELQDTVLCACYVLPRAVSPALRELLAWLLTVDASGRPSAEDARTHWWLDPGQEATQEEKEAAVTLLQPLGVPRDSEAKEYLAGLGLLPGTGTEGTPGPQPQGPASLPKSSEGGERLTRENDHLSLVSVSCDSMSVEISSARSDSSEASSQPQQERSPAPSATPNSSQASSQPQQERSPAPSAAPNSSQASSQPQQEWSPAPSAAPEPASEASPSGPSAGSHVDLAEPEAAAAAAREPKDADTTDTKASAQGKRQGRRGVGRRILRFLLRACCILPSRGSSPGSCCRVVPK from the exons ATGGAAGACCCCTTGGACTTCCATCCTGCTCTGGACGGGTTCCGCTTCGTGGACGTGATCGGCCGGGGCGGCTTTGGCCTGGTGAAGCTGGCCCGGCACCTGGCGTCGGGCAAGTACGTGGCGGTGAAGATCCTCCTGCGAGACTGCTCTCCCAGCAGCCCGCTGTCCGCGCAGGGGGAGGCAGCCATCCTGAGGAGCCTGCGGCACGACAACATCGTGCGGCTGCTGGAGGAGCGGCACACGAGGACGCACCGGTTCCTGGTCATGGAGCTGGCGACCAAGGGCTCGCTCCATAGCTACGTGTTTGAGCAGGGCGGCCTGGCCGAGGCCGAGGCCAGGACCCTGTTCGGCCAGGCGCTGGCCGCCGTGAGCTACTGCCATGCCCAGCGCGTGGTGCACCGGGACCTCAAGCTGGGCAACCTGCTGCTGGACGAGCACATGACCATCAAGCTGGCGGACTTCGGCCTGAGCCTGCGGCTGGAGCAGGGCACGCTGGTAAGGGGCTTCTGGGGGACCCCCGAGTACTGCGCACCGGAGGTTTTCCTCGGGGAGGCCTATGACGCTTTTAAGGCTGATGTGTGGAGCCTGGGGGTGGTGCTGTTTGCTATGCTGGCGGCCACGCTGCCCTTCCGCGGCAAGGACACGGAGGAGCTGCAGGACACGGTGCTGTGTGCCTGCTACGTGCTGCCGCGTGCCGTCAGCCCGGCCCTGCGGGAGCTGCTGGCTTGGCTGCTCACTGTCGACGCCTCGGGGAGGCCCAGTGCGGAGGACGCCAGGACCCACTGGTGGTTGGATCCCGGCCAAGAAGCTAcccaggaggagaaggaggccgctgtcaccctgctgcagcccctgggcgTTCCCCGGGACTCAGAGGCCAAGGAGTACCTGGCGGGCCTCGGCCTGCTGCCAGGCACGGGGACTGAGGGGACGCCAGGCCCTCAGCCCCAGGGCCCGGCATCCCTGCCCAAGTCCTCAGAGGGCGGGGAGCGCCTCACCAGAGAGAACGACCATTTATCTCTGGTATCGGTGTCCTGTGACAGCATGTCCGTGGAAATTTCCTCCGCACGAAGCGACTCCTCCGAGGCCTCCA gccagccacagcaggagaggagccctgctcccagcgccACCCCCAACTCCTCCCAGGCCTCCA gccagccacagcaggagaggagccctgctcccagcgccGCCCCCAACTCCTCCCAGGCCTCCA gccagccacagcaagagtggagccctgctcccagcgccGCCCCTGAGCCAGCCTCCGAAGCGTCGCCCTCCGGCCCCAGTGCCGGGAGCCACGTGGACCTTGCAGAGCCagaagccgccgccgccgcagcccgtGAGCCCaaggatgctgacaccacagacaCCAAGGCCAGCGCCCAGGGCAAGAGGCAGGGCCGTCGCGGGGTCGGCAGGAGGATCCTCCGGTTCCTGCTGAGGGCGTGCTGCATCCTGCCGTCCCGAGGGAgcagccctggcagctgctgcAGAGTGGTCCCCAAGtag
- the LOC127482633 gene encoding MAP/microtubule affinity-regulating kinase 3 isoform X8 — protein MEDPLDFHPALDGFRFVDVIGRGGFGLVKLARHLASGKYVAVKILLRDCSPSSPLSAQGEAAILRSLRHDNIVRLLEERHTRTHRFLVMELATKGSLHSYVFEQGGLAEAEARTLFGQALAAVSYCHAQRVVHRDLKLGNLLLDEHMTIKLADFGLSLRLEQGTLVRGFWGTPEYCAPEVFLGEAYDAFKADVWSLGVVLFAMLAATLPFRGKDTEELQDTVLCACYVLPRAVSPALRELLAWLLTVDASGRPSAEDARTHWWLDPGQEATQEEKEAAVTLLQPLGVPRDSEAKEYLAGLGLLPGTGTEGTPGPQPQGPASLPKSSEGGERLTRENDHLSLVSVSCDSMSVEISSARSDSSEASSQPQQERSPAPSAAPNSSQASSQPQQEWSPAPSAAPEPASEASPSGPSAGSHVDLAEPEAAAAAAREPKDADTTDTKASAQGKRQGRRGVGRRILRFLLRACCILPSRGSSPGSCCRVVPK, from the exons ATGGAAGACCCCTTGGACTTCCATCCTGCTCTGGACGGGTTCCGCTTCGTGGACGTGATCGGCCGGGGCGGCTTTGGCCTGGTGAAGCTGGCCCGGCACCTGGCGTCGGGCAAGTACGTGGCGGTGAAGATCCTCCTGCGAGACTGCTCTCCCAGCAGCCCGCTGTCCGCGCAGGGGGAGGCAGCCATCCTGAGGAGCCTGCGGCACGACAACATCGTGCGGCTGCTGGAGGAGCGGCACACGAGGACGCACCGGTTCCTGGTCATGGAGCTGGCGACCAAGGGCTCGCTCCATAGCTACGTGTTTGAGCAGGGCGGCCTGGCCGAGGCCGAGGCCAGGACCCTGTTCGGCCAGGCGCTGGCCGCCGTGAGCTACTGCCATGCCCAGCGCGTGGTGCACCGGGACCTCAAGCTGGGCAACCTGCTGCTGGACGAGCACATGACCATCAAGCTGGCGGACTTCGGCCTGAGCCTGCGGCTGGAGCAGGGCACGCTGGTAAGGGGCTTCTGGGGGACCCCCGAGTACTGCGCACCGGAGGTTTTCCTCGGGGAGGCCTATGACGCTTTTAAGGCTGATGTGTGGAGCCTGGGGGTGGTGCTGTTTGCTATGCTGGCGGCCACGCTGCCCTTCCGCGGCAAGGACACGGAGGAGCTGCAGGACACGGTGCTGTGTGCCTGCTACGTGCTGCCGCGTGCCGTCAGCCCGGCCCTGCGGGAGCTGCTGGCTTGGCTGCTCACTGTCGACGCCTCGGGGAGGCCCAGTGCGGAGGACGCCAGGACCCACTGGTGGTTGGATCCCGGCCAAGAAGCTAcccaggaggagaaggaggccgctgtcaccctgctgcagcccctgggcgTTCCCCGGGACTCAGAGGCCAAGGAGTACCTGGCGGGCCTCGGCCTGCTGCCAGGCACGGGGACTGAGGGGACGCCAGGCCCTCAGCCCCAGGGCCCGGCATCCCTGCCCAAGTCCTCAGAGGGCGGGGAGCGCCTCACCAGAGAGAACGACCATTTATCTCTGGTATCGGTGTCCTGTGACAGCATGTCCGTGGAAATTTCCTCCGCACGAAGCGACTCCTCCGAGGCCTCCA gccagccacagcaggagaggagccctgctcccagcgccGCCCCCAACTCCTCCCAGGCCTCCA gccagccacagcaagagtggagccctgctcccagcgccGCCCCTGAGCCAGCCTCCGAAGCGTCGCCCTCCGGCCCCAGTGCCGGGAGCCACGTGGACCTTGCAGAGCCagaagccgccgccgccgcagcccgtGAGCCCaaggatgctgacaccacagacaCCAAGGCCAGCGCCCAGGGCAAGAGGCAGGGCCGTCGCGGGGTCGGCAGGAGGATCCTCCGGTTCCTGCTGAGGGCGTGCTGCATCCTGCCGTCCCGAGGGAgcagccctggcagctgctgcAGAGTGGTCCCCAAGtag
- the LOC127482633 gene encoding MAP/microtubule affinity-regulating kinase 3 isoform X6, which yields MEDPLDFHPALDGFRFVDVIGRGGFGLVKLARHLASGKYVAVKILLRDCSPSSPLSAQGEAAILRSLRHDNIVRLLEERHTRTHRFLVMELATKGSLHSYVFEQGGLAEAEARTLFGQALAAVSYCHAQRVVHRDLKLGNLLLDEHMTIKLADFGLSLRLEQGTLVRGFWGTPEYCAPEVFLGEAYDAFKADVWSLGVVLFAMLAATLPFRGKDTEELQDTVLCACYVLPRAVSPALRELLAWLLTVDASGRPSAEDARTHWWLDPGQEATQEEKEAAVTLLQPLGVPRDSEAKEYLAGLGLLPGTGTEGTPGPQPQGPASLPKSSEGGERLTRENDHLSLVSVSCDSMSVEISSARSDSSEASSQPQQERSPAPSAAPNSSQASSQPQQERSPDPSANPNSSQASSQPQQEWSPAPSAAPEPASEASPSGPSAGSHVDLAEPEAAAAAAREPKDADTTDTKASAQGKRQGRRGVGRRILRFLLRACCILPSRGSSPGSCCRVVPK from the exons ATGGAAGACCCCTTGGACTTCCATCCTGCTCTGGACGGGTTCCGCTTCGTGGACGTGATCGGCCGGGGCGGCTTTGGCCTGGTGAAGCTGGCCCGGCACCTGGCGTCGGGCAAGTACGTGGCGGTGAAGATCCTCCTGCGAGACTGCTCTCCCAGCAGCCCGCTGTCCGCGCAGGGGGAGGCAGCCATCCTGAGGAGCCTGCGGCACGACAACATCGTGCGGCTGCTGGAGGAGCGGCACACGAGGACGCACCGGTTCCTGGTCATGGAGCTGGCGACCAAGGGCTCGCTCCATAGCTACGTGTTTGAGCAGGGCGGCCTGGCCGAGGCCGAGGCCAGGACCCTGTTCGGCCAGGCGCTGGCCGCCGTGAGCTACTGCCATGCCCAGCGCGTGGTGCACCGGGACCTCAAGCTGGGCAACCTGCTGCTGGACGAGCACATGACCATCAAGCTGGCGGACTTCGGCCTGAGCCTGCGGCTGGAGCAGGGCACGCTGGTAAGGGGCTTCTGGGGGACCCCCGAGTACTGCGCACCGGAGGTTTTCCTCGGGGAGGCCTATGACGCTTTTAAGGCTGATGTGTGGAGCCTGGGGGTGGTGCTGTTTGCTATGCTGGCGGCCACGCTGCCCTTCCGCGGCAAGGACACGGAGGAGCTGCAGGACACGGTGCTGTGTGCCTGCTACGTGCTGCCGCGTGCCGTCAGCCCGGCCCTGCGGGAGCTGCTGGCTTGGCTGCTCACTGTCGACGCCTCGGGGAGGCCCAGTGCGGAGGACGCCAGGACCCACTGGTGGTTGGATCCCGGCCAAGAAGCTAcccaggaggagaaggaggccgctgtcaccctgctgcagcccctgggcgTTCCCCGGGACTCAGAGGCCAAGGAGTACCTGGCGGGCCTCGGCCTGCTGCCAGGCACGGGGACTGAGGGGACGCCAGGCCCTCAGCCCCAGGGCCCGGCATCCCTGCCCAAGTCCTCAGAGGGCGGGGAGCGCCTCACCAGAGAGAACGACCATTTATCTCTGGTATCGGTGTCCTGTGACAGCATGTCCGTGGAAATTTCCTCCGCACGAAGCGACTCCTCCGAGGCCTCCA gccagccacagcaggagaggagccctgctcccagcgccGCCCCCAACTCCTCCCAGGCCTCCA gccagccacagcaggagaggagccctgATCCTAGTGCCAACCCCAACTCCTCCCAGGCCTCCA gccagccacagcaagagtggagccctgctcccagcgccGCCCCTGAGCCAGCCTCCGAAGCGTCGCCCTCCGGCCCCAGTGCCGGGAGCCACGTGGACCTTGCAGAGCCagaagccgccgccgccgcagcccgtGAGCCCaaggatgctgacaccacagacaCCAAGGCCAGCGCCCAGGGCAAGAGGCAGGGCCGTCGCGGGGTCGGCAGGAGGATCCTCCGGTTCCTGCTGAGGGCGTGCTGCATCCTGCCGTCCCGAGGGAgcagccctggcagctgctgcAGAGTGGTCCCCAAGtag
- the LOC127482633 gene encoding serine/threonine-protein kinase MARK2 isoform X3, with product MEDPLDFHPALDGFRFVDVIGRGGFGLVKLARHLASGKYVAVKILLRDCSPSSPLSAQGEAAILRSLRHDNIVRLLEERHTRTHRFLVMELATKGSLHSYVFEQGGLAEAEARTLFGQALAAVSYCHAQRVVHRDLKLGNLLLDEHMTIKLADFGLSLRLEQGTLVRGFWGTPEYCAPEVFLGEAYDAFKADVWSLGVVLFAMLAATLPFRGKDTEELQDTVLCACYVLPRAVSPALRELLAWLLTVDASGRPSAEDARTHWWLDPGQEATQEEKEAAVTLLQPLGVPRDSEAKEYLAGLGLLPGTGTEGTPGPQPQGPASLPKSSEGGERLTRENDHLSLVSVSCDSMSVEISSARSDSSEASSQPQQERSPAPSATPNSSQASSQPQQERSPAPSAAPNSSQASSQPQQERSPDPSANPNSSQASSQPQQEWSPAPSAAPEPASEASPSGPSAGSHVDLAEPEAAAAAAREPKDADTTDTKASAQGKRQGRRGVGRRILRFLLRACCILPSRGSSPGSCCRVVPK from the exons ATGGAAGACCCCTTGGACTTCCATCCTGCTCTGGACGGGTTCCGCTTCGTGGACGTGATCGGCCGGGGCGGCTTTGGCCTGGTGAAGCTGGCCCGGCACCTGGCGTCGGGCAAGTACGTGGCGGTGAAGATCCTCCTGCGAGACTGCTCTCCCAGCAGCCCGCTGTCCGCGCAGGGGGAGGCAGCCATCCTGAGGAGCCTGCGGCACGACAACATCGTGCGGCTGCTGGAGGAGCGGCACACGAGGACGCACCGGTTCCTGGTCATGGAGCTGGCGACCAAGGGCTCGCTCCATAGCTACGTGTTTGAGCAGGGCGGCCTGGCCGAGGCCGAGGCCAGGACCCTGTTCGGCCAGGCGCTGGCCGCCGTGAGCTACTGCCATGCCCAGCGCGTGGTGCACCGGGACCTCAAGCTGGGCAACCTGCTGCTGGACGAGCACATGACCATCAAGCTGGCGGACTTCGGCCTGAGCCTGCGGCTGGAGCAGGGCACGCTGGTAAGGGGCTTCTGGGGGACCCCCGAGTACTGCGCACCGGAGGTTTTCCTCGGGGAGGCCTATGACGCTTTTAAGGCTGATGTGTGGAGCCTGGGGGTGGTGCTGTTTGCTATGCTGGCGGCCACGCTGCCCTTCCGCGGCAAGGACACGGAGGAGCTGCAGGACACGGTGCTGTGTGCCTGCTACGTGCTGCCGCGTGCCGTCAGCCCGGCCCTGCGGGAGCTGCTGGCTTGGCTGCTCACTGTCGACGCCTCGGGGAGGCCCAGTGCGGAGGACGCCAGGACCCACTGGTGGTTGGATCCCGGCCAAGAAGCTAcccaggaggagaaggaggccgctgtcaccctgctgcagcccctgggcgTTCCCCGGGACTCAGAGGCCAAGGAGTACCTGGCGGGCCTCGGCCTGCTGCCAGGCACGGGGACTGAGGGGACGCCAGGCCCTCAGCCCCAGGGCCCGGCATCCCTGCCCAAGTCCTCAGAGGGCGGGGAGCGCCTCACCAGAGAGAACGACCATTTATCTCTGGTATCGGTGTCCTGTGACAGCATGTCCGTGGAAATTTCCTCCGCACGAAGCGACTCCTCCGAGGCCTCCA gccagccacagcaggagaggagccctgctcccagcgccACCCCCAACTCCTCCCAGGCCTCCA gccagccacagcaggagaggagccctgctcccagcgccGCCCCCAACTCCTCCCAGGCCTCCA gccagccacagcaggagaggagccctgATCCTAGTGCCAACCCCAACTCCTCCCAGGCCTCCA gccagccacagcaagagtggagccctgctcccagcgccGCCCCTGAGCCAGCCTCCGAAGCGTCGCCCTCCGGCCCCAGTGCCGGGAGCCACGTGGACCTTGCAGAGCCagaagccgccgccgccgcagcccgtGAGCCCaaggatgctgacaccacagacaCCAAGGCCAGCGCCCAGGGCAAGAGGCAGGGCCGTCGCGGGGTCGGCAGGAGGATCCTCCGGTTCCTGCTGAGGGCGTGCTGCATCCTGCCGTCCCGAGGGAgcagccctggcagctgctgcAGAGTGGTCCCCAAGtag
- the LOC127482633 gene encoding MAP/microtubule affinity-regulating kinase 3 isoform X4 produces the protein MEDPLDFHPALDGFRFVDVIGRGGFGLVKLARHLASGKYVAVKILLRDCSPSSPLSAQGEAAILRSLRHDNIVRLLEERHTRTHRFLVMELATKGSLHSYVFEQGGLAEAEARTLFGQALAAVSYCHAQRVVHRDLKLGNLLLDEHMTIKLADFGLSLRLEQGTLVRGFWGTPEYCAPEVFLGEAYDAFKADVWSLGVVLFAMLAATLPFRGKDTEELQDTVLCACYVLPRAVSPALRELLAWLLTVDASGRPSAEDARTHWWLDPGQEATQEEKEAAVTLLQPLGVPRDSEAKEYLAGLGLLPGTGTEGTPGPQPQGPASLPKSSEGGERLTRENDHLSLVSVSCDSMSVEISSARSDSSEASSQPQQERSPAPSATPNSSQASSQPQQERSPDPSANPNSSQASSQPQQEWSPAPSAAPEPASEASPSGPSAGSHVDLAEPEAAAAAAREPKDADTTDTKASAQGKRQGRRGVGRRILRFLLRACCILPSRGSSPGSCCRVVPK, from the exons ATGGAAGACCCCTTGGACTTCCATCCTGCTCTGGACGGGTTCCGCTTCGTGGACGTGATCGGCCGGGGCGGCTTTGGCCTGGTGAAGCTGGCCCGGCACCTGGCGTCGGGCAAGTACGTGGCGGTGAAGATCCTCCTGCGAGACTGCTCTCCCAGCAGCCCGCTGTCCGCGCAGGGGGAGGCAGCCATCCTGAGGAGCCTGCGGCACGACAACATCGTGCGGCTGCTGGAGGAGCGGCACACGAGGACGCACCGGTTCCTGGTCATGGAGCTGGCGACCAAGGGCTCGCTCCATAGCTACGTGTTTGAGCAGGGCGGCCTGGCCGAGGCCGAGGCCAGGACCCTGTTCGGCCAGGCGCTGGCCGCCGTGAGCTACTGCCATGCCCAGCGCGTGGTGCACCGGGACCTCAAGCTGGGCAACCTGCTGCTGGACGAGCACATGACCATCAAGCTGGCGGACTTCGGCCTGAGCCTGCGGCTGGAGCAGGGCACGCTGGTAAGGGGCTTCTGGGGGACCCCCGAGTACTGCGCACCGGAGGTTTTCCTCGGGGAGGCCTATGACGCTTTTAAGGCTGATGTGTGGAGCCTGGGGGTGGTGCTGTTTGCTATGCTGGCGGCCACGCTGCCCTTCCGCGGCAAGGACACGGAGGAGCTGCAGGACACGGTGCTGTGTGCCTGCTACGTGCTGCCGCGTGCCGTCAGCCCGGCCCTGCGGGAGCTGCTGGCTTGGCTGCTCACTGTCGACGCCTCGGGGAGGCCCAGTGCGGAGGACGCCAGGACCCACTGGTGGTTGGATCCCGGCCAAGAAGCTAcccaggaggagaaggaggccgctgtcaccctgctgcagcccctgggcgTTCCCCGGGACTCAGAGGCCAAGGAGTACCTGGCGGGCCTCGGCCTGCTGCCAGGCACGGGGACTGAGGGGACGCCAGGCCCTCAGCCCCAGGGCCCGGCATCCCTGCCCAAGTCCTCAGAGGGCGGGGAGCGCCTCACCAGAGAGAACGACCATTTATCTCTGGTATCGGTGTCCTGTGACAGCATGTCCGTGGAAATTTCCTCCGCACGAAGCGACTCCTCCGAGGCCTCCA gccagccacagcaggagaggagccctgctcccagcgccACCCCCAACTCCTCCCAGGCCTCCA gccagccacagcaggagaggagccctgATCCTAGTGCCAACCCCAACTCCTCCCAGGCCTCCA gccagccacagcaagagtggagccctgctcccagcgccGCCCCTGAGCCAGCCTCCGAAGCGTCGCCCTCCGGCCCCAGTGCCGGGAGCCACGTGGACCTTGCAGAGCCagaagccgccgccgccgcagcccgtGAGCCCaaggatgctgacaccacagacaCCAAGGCCAGCGCCCAGGGCAAGAGGCAGGGCCGTCGCGGGGTCGGCAGGAGGATCCTCCGGTTCCTGCTGAGGGCGTGCTGCATCCTGCCGTCCCGAGGGAgcagccctggcagctgctgcAGAGTGGTCCCCAAGtag
- the LOC127482633 gene encoding serine/threonine-protein kinase MARK2 isoform X2, producing MEDPLDFHPALDGFRFVDVIGRGGFGLVKLARHLASGKYVAVKILLRDCSPSSPLSAQGEAAILRSLRHDNIVRLLEERHTRTHRFLVMELATKGSLHSYVFEQGGLAEAEARTLFGQALAAVSYCHAQRVVHRDLKLGNLLLDEHMTIKLADFGLSLRLEQGTLVRGFWGTPEYCAPEVFLGEAYDAFKADVWSLGVVLFAMLAATLPFRGKDTEELQDTVLCACYVLPRAVSPALRELLAWLLTVDASGRPSAEDARTHWWLDPGQEATQEEKEAAVTLLQPLGVPRDSEAKEYLAGLGLLPGTGTEGTPGPQPQGPASLPKSSEGGERLTRENDHLSLVSVSCDSMSVEISSARSDSSEASSQPQQERSPAPSATPNSSQASSQPQQERSPAPSANPNSSQASSQPQQERSPAPSAAPNSSQASSQPQQEWSPAPSAAPEPASEASPSGPSAGSHVDLAEPEAAAAAAREPKDADTTDTKASAQGKRQGRRGVGRRILRFLLRACCILPSRGSSPGSCCRVVPK from the exons ATGGAAGACCCCTTGGACTTCCATCCTGCTCTGGACGGGTTCCGCTTCGTGGACGTGATCGGCCGGGGCGGCTTTGGCCTGGTGAAGCTGGCCCGGCACCTGGCGTCGGGCAAGTACGTGGCGGTGAAGATCCTCCTGCGAGACTGCTCTCCCAGCAGCCCGCTGTCCGCGCAGGGGGAGGCAGCCATCCTGAGGAGCCTGCGGCACGACAACATCGTGCGGCTGCTGGAGGAGCGGCACACGAGGACGCACCGGTTCCTGGTCATGGAGCTGGCGACCAAGGGCTCGCTCCATAGCTACGTGTTTGAGCAGGGCGGCCTGGCCGAGGCCGAGGCCAGGACCCTGTTCGGCCAGGCGCTGGCCGCCGTGAGCTACTGCCATGCCCAGCGCGTGGTGCACCGGGACCTCAAGCTGGGCAACCTGCTGCTGGACGAGCACATGACCATCAAGCTGGCGGACTTCGGCCTGAGCCTGCGGCTGGAGCAGGGCACGCTGGTAAGGGGCTTCTGGGGGACCCCCGAGTACTGCGCACCGGAGGTTTTCCTCGGGGAGGCCTATGACGCTTTTAAGGCTGATGTGTGGAGCCTGGGGGTGGTGCTGTTTGCTATGCTGGCGGCCACGCTGCCCTTCCGCGGCAAGGACACGGAGGAGCTGCAGGACACGGTGCTGTGTGCCTGCTACGTGCTGCCGCGTGCCGTCAGCCCGGCCCTGCGGGAGCTGCTGGCTTGGCTGCTCACTGTCGACGCCTCGGGGAGGCCCAGTGCGGAGGACGCCAGGACCCACTGGTGGTTGGATCCCGGCCAAGAAGCTAcccaggaggagaaggaggccgctgtcaccctgctgcagcccctgggcgTTCCCCGGGACTCAGAGGCCAAGGAGTACCTGGCGGGCCTCGGCCTGCTGCCAGGCACGGGGACTGAGGGGACGCCAGGCCCTCAGCCCCAGGGCCCGGCATCCCTGCCCAAGTCCTCAGAGGGCGGGGAGCGCCTCACCAGAGAGAACGACCATTTATCTCTGGTATCGGTGTCCTGTGACAGCATGTCCGTGGAAATTTCCTCCGCACGAAGCGACTCCTCCGAGGCCTCCA gccagccacagcaggagaggagccctgctcccagcgccACCCCCAACTCCTCCCAGGCCTCCA gccagccacagcaggagaggagccctgcTCCTAGTGCCAACCCCAACTCCTCCCAGGCCTCCA gccagccacagcaggagaggagccctgctcccagcgccGCCCCCAACTCCTCCCAGGCCTCCA gccagccacagcaagagtggagccctgctcccagcgccGCCCCTGAGCCAGCCTCCGAAGCGTCGCCCTCCGGCCCCAGTGCCGGGAGCCACGTGGACCTTGCAGAGCCagaagccgccgccgccgcagcccgtGAGCCCaaggatgctgacaccacagacaCCAAGGCCAGCGCCCAGGGCAAGAGGCAGGGCCGTCGCGGGGTCGGCAGGAGGATCCTCCGGTTCCTGCTGAGGGCGTGCTGCATCCTGCCGTCCCGAGGGAgcagccctggcagctgctgcAGAGTGGTCCCCAAGtag
- the LOC127482633 gene encoding serine/threonine-protein kinase MARK2 isoform X1: protein MEDPLDFHPALDGFRFVDVIGRGGFGLVKLARHLASGKYVAVKILLRDCSPSSPLSAQGEAAILRSLRHDNIVRLLEERHTRTHRFLVMELATKGSLHSYVFEQGGLAEAEARTLFGQALAAVSYCHAQRVVHRDLKLGNLLLDEHMTIKLADFGLSLRLEQGTLVRGFWGTPEYCAPEVFLGEAYDAFKADVWSLGVVLFAMLAATLPFRGKDTEELQDTVLCACYVLPRAVSPALRELLAWLLTVDASGRPSAEDARTHWWLDPGQEATQEEKEAAVTLLQPLGVPRDSEAKEYLAGLGLLPGTGTEGTPGPQPQGPASLPKSSEGGERLTRENDHLSLVSVSCDSMSVEISSARSDSSEASSQPQQERSPAPSATPNSSQASSQPQQERSPAPSANPNSSQASSQPQQERSPAPSAAPNSSQASSQPQQERSPDPSANPNSSQASSQPQQEWSPAPSAAPEPASEASPSGPSAGSHVDLAEPEAAAAAAREPKDADTTDTKASAQGKRQGRRGVGRRILRFLLRACCILPSRGSSPGSCCRVVPK, encoded by the exons ATGGAAGACCCCTTGGACTTCCATCCTGCTCTGGACGGGTTCCGCTTCGTGGACGTGATCGGCCGGGGCGGCTTTGGCCTGGTGAAGCTGGCCCGGCACCTGGCGTCGGGCAAGTACGTGGCGGTGAAGATCCTCCTGCGAGACTGCTCTCCCAGCAGCCCGCTGTCCGCGCAGGGGGAGGCAGCCATCCTGAGGAGCCTGCGGCACGACAACATCGTGCGGCTGCTGGAGGAGCGGCACACGAGGACGCACCGGTTCCTGGTCATGGAGCTGGCGACCAAGGGCTCGCTCCATAGCTACGTGTTTGAGCAGGGCGGCCTGGCCGAGGCCGAGGCCAGGACCCTGTTCGGCCAGGCGCTGGCCGCCGTGAGCTACTGCCATGCCCAGCGCGTGGTGCACCGGGACCTCAAGCTGGGCAACCTGCTGCTGGACGAGCACATGACCATCAAGCTGGCGGACTTCGGCCTGAGCCTGCGGCTGGAGCAGGGCACGCTGGTAAGGGGCTTCTGGGGGACCCCCGAGTACTGCGCACCGGAGGTTTTCCTCGGGGAGGCCTATGACGCTTTTAAGGCTGATGTGTGGAGCCTGGGGGTGGTGCTGTTTGCTATGCTGGCGGCCACGCTGCCCTTCCGCGGCAAGGACACGGAGGAGCTGCAGGACACGGTGCTGTGTGCCTGCTACGTGCTGCCGCGTGCCGTCAGCCCGGCCCTGCGGGAGCTGCTGGCTTGGCTGCTCACTGTCGACGCCTCGGGGAGGCCCAGTGCGGAGGACGCCAGGACCCACTGGTGGTTGGATCCCGGCCAAGAAGCTAcccaggaggagaaggaggccgctgtcaccctgctgcagcccctgggcgTTCCCCGGGACTCAGAGGCCAAGGAGTACCTGGCGGGCCTCGGCCTGCTGCCAGGCACGGGGACTGAGGGGACGCCAGGCCCTCAGCCCCAGGGCCCGGCATCCCTGCCCAAGTCCTCAGAGGGCGGGGAGCGCCTCACCAGAGAGAACGACCATTTATCTCTGGTATCGGTGTCCTGTGACAGCATGTCCGTGGAAATTTCCTCCGCACGAAGCGACTCCTCCGAGGCCTCCA gccagccacagcaggagaggagccctgctcccagcgccACCCCCAACTCCTCCCAGGCCTCCA gccagccacagcaggagaggagccctgcTCCTAGTGCCAACCCCAACTCCTCCCAGGCCTCCA gccagccacagcaggagaggagccctgctcccagcgccGCCCCCAACTCCTCCCAGGCCTCCA gccagccacagcaggagaggagccctgATCCTAGTGCCAACCCCAACTCCTCCCAGGCCTCCA gccagccacagcaagagtggagccctgctcccagcgccGCCCCTGAGCCAGCCTCCGAAGCGTCGCCCTCCGGCCCCAGTGCCGGGAGCCACGTGGACCTTGCAGAGCCagaagccgccgccgccgcagcccgtGAGCCCaaggatgctgacaccacagacaCCAAGGCCAGCGCCCAGGGCAAGAGGCAGGGCCGTCGCGGGGTCGGCAGGAGGATCCTCCGGTTCCTGCTGAGGGCGTGCTGCATCCTGCCGTCCCGAGGGAgcagccctggcagctgctgcAGAGTGGTCCCCAAGtag